A genomic region of Xiphophorus couchianus chromosome 18, X_couchianus-1.0, whole genome shotgun sequence contains the following coding sequences:
- the tlcd2 gene encoding TLC domain-containing protein 2: MELSSVILTTGSSAALFKLANAGIGRLHIPESASRNVWKWRNISTSFVHSFITAIWAVLCFFRHPQMAEDLIETYSVFSHSLVSLSIGYFIYDFLDMVCNQKLIQCWELLFHHVVVITCFGLSVVSCRYVGFSVVALLVEINSVFLHLRQILRMASMAASTLYRVNSIINLGTYVVFRINTLAWMTRWLVLNRDKIPLLAYTLGSVGMAIMTVMNIILFCRLLRSDFLKSSTREAKKEKEM, from the exons ATGGAGCTCAGCTCTGTGATTTTAACCACCGGGAGCTCGGCGGCCCTGTTCAAGCTGGCGAACGCGGGGATCGGCAGGCTTCACATCCCGGAGTCAGCCAGCAGGAATGTGTGGAAATGGAGAAATATCTCCACGTCGTTCGTGCACAGCTTCATCACGGCGATCTGGGCTGTGCTTTG CTTTTTCCGACATCCACAGATGGCTGAGGATCTGATAGAAACTTACTCTGTGTTTTCACATTCTTTGGTGTCCCTTTCTATCG GTTACTTCATCTATGACTTCCTTGACATGGTGTGCAACCAGAAGCTGATTCAGTGTTGGGAGCTGCTCTTCCACCACGTCGTG GTCATCACCTGCTTCGGCCTCTCCGTGGTGTCGTGTCGCTACGTGGGATTCTCGGTGGTGGCCTTGCTGGTGGAGATCAACTCGGTGTTCCTCCACCTCCGGCAGATCCTGCGCATGGCCAGCATGGCGGCGAGCACGCTCTACCGCGTCAACAGCATCATCAACCTGGGCACGTACGTGGTTTTCCGCATCAACACGCTGGCTTGGATGACCCGCTGGCTGGTGCTCAACAGGGACAAGATTCCCCTGCTGGCCTACACGCTGGGCAGCGTGGGCATGGCCATCATGACCGTCATGAACATCATCCTCTTCTGCCGGCTGCTCAGGAGCGACTTTTTAAAGAGCAGCACCCGGGAGGccaagaaggagaaggagatgTAG